A single Aspergillus chevalieri M1 DNA, chromosome 3, nearly complete sequence DNA region contains:
- a CDS encoding Gfo/Idh/MocA family protein (COG:S;~EggNog:ENOG410PIJP;~InterPro:IPR004104,IPR000683,IPR036291;~PFAM:PF02894,PF01408;~go_function: GO:0016491 - oxidoreductase activity [Evidence IEA]), whose amino-acid sequence MSLRIVIVGAGLIGPRHAQSVLSNPFTELAALVDPASSAETAASQLQTIYFPSISSMLESIPRPDAAIVCTPNHTHVAVSRELLENGIHVLVEKPISDSIETGLELLKFARKPGNAHLKLLVGHHRRFNPYVLKTKEILDAKSLGQVIAVNGLWTLFKPVQYFEPPGDWRRKQFAGGVIPINLVHDIDVLHYLFGPVVRVHAEKTLPQRPNPPHEAEEGAALTLRFASGVVGTFVVCDATPSPHNFETGTGENPLIPQSPTGSDSDFYRIFGSNASLSVPDMSRWSYDGRAEKSWNQSLAVERFDVTHATPFDMQLGHFVDVIRGNAEPSCSGAEGLRALIVCQAARKALETGQPVDIDTDLFKAST is encoded by the coding sequence ATGTCGTTGAGAATCGTTATCGTCGGCGCAGGCCTCATCGGCCCCCGTCATGCGCAATCCGTCCTATCCAATCCGTTCACCGAGCTGGCCGCTCTGGTCGACCCAGCGTCCAGCGCCGAGACTGCCGCGTCACAGCTCCAGACGATCTATTTCCCGTCGATATCGTCTATGCTGGAGTCCATTCCGAGGCCGGATGCTGCAATTGTCTGCACACCTAACCACACACATGTCGCGGTGTCCCGCGAACTACTAGAAAATGGGATCCACGTTCTAGTCGAGAAGCCCATTAGCGACAGCATTGAGACCGGTCTGGAACTACTGAAGTTTGCGCGCAAGCCTGGGAATGCGCACTTGAAGCTCCTTGTCGGTCATCATCGGCGATTCAACCCCTACGTCCTCAAGACTAAGGAGATCCTTGACGCCAAGTCGCTTGGACAGGTTATCGCCGTTAACGGACTATGGACACTGTTTAAGCCAGTCCAGTATTTCGAACCACCCGGCGACTGGCGTCGCAAGCAATTTGCCGGTGGTGTTATTCCCATCAACCTCGTCCACGACATCGACGTGCTACACTACCTATTCGGCCCCGTAGTACGCGTCCACGCTGAAAAGACCCTCCCGCAACGCCCAAACCCCCCACACGAAGCCGAAGAAGGAGCTGCACTGACACTCCGTTTTGCCTCAGGTGTCGTGGGCACATTCGTCGTCTGCGATGCCACGCCCTCACCCCATAACTTCGAAACTGGAACGGGCGAAAACCCGCTCATCCCGCAAAGCCCGACGGGGAGTGACTCGGATTTCTACCGGATCTTTGGATCGAATGCTTCCTTGAGTGTTCCAGATATGTCTCGCTGGAGCTACGACGGGCGCGCTGAGAAGAGCTGGAACCAGTCCTTAGCGGTTGAGCGTTTTGACGTTACGCATGCTACGCCTTTTGACATGCAGCTTGGGCATTTTGTGGATGTTATTCGGGGCAACGCAGAGCCGAGTTGCTCCGGTGCGGAAGGATTGAGGGCGTTGATTGTGTGTCAGGCTGCACGGAAGGCGTTGGAGACTGGGCAGCCAGTCGATATAGATACAGATTTGTTTAAAGCTAGTACATAA
- a CDS encoding shikimate dehydrogenase family protein (COG:E;~EggNog:ENOG410PKCS;~InterPro:IPR036291,IPR013708;~PFAM:PF08501;~go_function: GO:0004764 - shikimate 3-dehydrogenase (NADP+) activity [Evidence IEA];~go_process: GO:0055114 - oxidation-reduction process [Evidence IEA]), protein MATQEEPITSPAHLDGVAYLYGHPLLNSLSPPLHQTVYNALGLNWTQIPLSSVTGTSATYPPPYTKSPPIPTFLSSIRANPKFVGSSVTMPWKVNIMMHLDDLTEDARQAGACNTIFLRKEGDGRTSYVGTNTDCIGIREALVQNKLPTTDGDDLFGGKPALIIGGGGTARTAVYVLRKWLGASKIYIVNRDRAEVEAILKEDGQRNSNPVAPLIHVSEPAVAAGLEKPAAIVSGIPNYPPKTPEEIKSREVIQAFFEGHSPRSVDGYKGVILEMCYHPVPWTEIAQLASDAGWKVILGSEALIWQGLEQARLWTGQNIAAKPEIVQQVKDVIAKSIASRAPSKSNL, encoded by the coding sequence ATGGCAACCCAAGAAGAACCCATCACCTCTCCTGCCCACCTCGACGGCGTCGCCTACCTCTACGGCCATCCCCTCCTCAACTCCctctcccctcccctccaCCAAACAGTCTACAATGCCCTCGGTCTCAACTGGACCCAAATCCCCCTCTCCAGCGTGACTGGCACCTCCGCAACCTATCCGCCGCCCTACACGAAGTCCCCGCCAATTCCCACGTTCCTGTCATCGATCCGCGCAAACCCCAAGTTCGTGGGGAGCTCTGTCACTATGCCTTGGAAAGTGAACATCATGATGCATTTGGATGATCTTACCGAGGATGCGCGACAGGCGGGCGCTTGCAATACGATTTTCCTAAGGAAGGAGGGTGACGGGAGGACCTCGTATGTCGGAACGAATACGGATTGTATTGGGATTCGCGAGGCCTTGGTGCAAAATAAGCTTCCTACGACGGATGGGGATGATTTGTTTGGGGGTAAGCCGGCGTTGAttattggtggtggtggtactGCGCGCACGGCGGTGTATGTGCTGCGCAAGTGGTTGGGTGCTAGCAAGATCTATATCGTCAATCGGGATCGCGCGGAGGTCGAGGCCATCCTGAAGGAGGATGGTCAGAGGAATTCGAACCCTGTGGCGCCGTTGATTCATGTATCTGAGCCTGCTGTCGCGGCGGGTCTGGAGAAGCCGGCGGCGATTGTGTCGGGGATTCCGAACTACCCGCCTAAGACGCCGGAGGAGATTAAGTCGAGGGAGGTTATTCAAGCTTTCTTTGAGGGGCATTCACCACGGTCTgttgatggctacaaagGTGTGATTTTGGAGATGTGTTACCACCCCGTTCCGTGGACGGAGATCGCGCAGTTGGCGTCTGATGCGGGATGGAAGGTTATTCTGGGATCAGAGGCATTGATTTGGCAGGGTCTGGAGCAGGCTCGTTTGTGGACAGGACAAAATATCGCTGCGAAGCCGGAGATTGTGCAGCAGGTGAAGGATGTGATTGCTAAGTCGATTGCTTCGAGGGCGCCGTCCAAGTCGAATCTGTGA
- a CDS encoding putative ethanolamine kinase (COG:I;~EggNog:ENOG410PGII;~InterPro:IPR011009;~PFAM:PF01633,PF01636), translating to MGSTYESGNDVLSSLRYIPQSYNHADSQASALRLVLTLNPDWEGPGNNIELVRFTDGITNTLLKIINRKPEWTEEQIDHEAVLMRAYGNCTELIIDREREMKSHALLASRGLAPALLARFQNGLLYRFLRGTPANHLELAQPPIWRGVARRLGQWHAVLPIQGKPAFPATKELPIVKNPVEIESEISEKPDTNGPLIQPRHPGPNLWTVLQKWILVLPTATEEQQARRQRLQAELERVVKEFDDGKGIGEDGLVFAHCDLLCANVIATEESIESGPDEEVRKVHFIDYEYANPSPAAFDLANHFAEWAGYDCDYSMVPTRFVRRQFLSQYIQSYRYHREIPDSAHEEMVDRLYEDVDRFRGIPGLYWGVWALIQAQISQIDFDYASYAENRFGEYYAWRREQDGSRVQEGEEMPLRERRWAQEA from the exons ATGGGTTCGACATACGAGTCTGGCAACGATGTTCTGTCGTCCCTAAGATACATCCCCCAATCCTATAACCATGCAGACTCGCAAGCCTCGGCCCTAAGGCTGGTCCTGACCCTGAATCCCGACTGGGAGGGCCCTGGCAACAACATTGAGCTCGTGCGATTCACAGACGGCATCACCAATACT CTGCTCAAAATCATTAATCGCAAACCGGAATGGACCGAAGAGCAAATAGACCACGAAGCAGTACTCATGAGAGCGTACGGTAACTGTACGGAACTTATCATAGACCGCGAAA GAGAAATGAAATCTCACGCTCTACTCGCTAGCCGCGGTCTTGCCCCTGCGCTACTCGCCCGATTCCAGAATGGCTTGCTGTACCGATTCCTTCGAGGCACACCCGCTAACCACCTTGAGCTGGCACAGCCTCCTATCTGGCGCGGTGTGGCCAGAAGGCTGGGGCAGTGGCATGCGGTCCTGCCAATTCAAGGTAAACCTGCGTTTCCGGCGACAAAGGAGCTGCCCATCGTGAAGAACCCAGTAGAAATCGAGTCAGAGATCTCAGAAAAACCGGACACCAATGGCCCCTTGATCCAACCAAGACACCCGGGACCCAACTTGTGGACGGTTCTGCAAAAATGGATTCTCGTTCTCCCGACTGCGAcagaagaacaacaagcGAGGCGCCAACGCTTGCAAGCGGAGCTCGAGCGCGTCGTGAAGGAATTTGATGACGGAAAGGGCATTGGAGAGGATGGT TTGGTCTTCGCTCACTGCGACCTCTTATGCGCCAACGTGATCGCGACAGAAGAATCGATCGAATCCGGACCAGACGAGGAAGTCAGGAAAGTCCATTTCATTGACTATGAATACGCCAACCCCTCTCCCGCCGCATTCGATCTCGCCAACCACTTCGCAGAATGGGCTGGCTATGACTGCGACTACAGCATGGTGCCCACGCGTTTCGTCCGACGACAGTTCCTATCCCAGTACATCCAGAGCTACAGATACCACCGTGAAATTCCAGACTCGGCACATGAAGAGATGGTCGACCGGTTGTATGAGGACGTGGATCGTTTCCGTGGTATTCCTGGGTTGTACTG GGGCGTCTGGGCACTTATCCAAGCACAAATCTCGCAAATCGACTTCGACTACGCCTCCTACGCCGAGAACCGTTTCGGCGAATACTACGCCTGGCGTCGCGAACAAGACGGCAGTCGAGTccaagaaggcgaagaaatGCCCCTTCGCGAGCGACGATGGGCACAGGAAGCATAA
- the QUTE1 gene encoding type II 3-dehydroquinate dehydratase (COG:E;~EggNog:ENOG410PNZV;~InterPro:IPR036441,IPR018509,IPR001874;~PFAM:PF01220;~go_function: GO:0003855 - 3-dehydroquinate dehydratase activity [Evidence IEA]), whose protein sequence is MGKSILLLNGPNLNLLGTREPHIYGHTTLSDVESSCASHAASMGATLDSFQSNHEGALIDRIHAARDNVDGIIINPGGFTHTSVAIRDALLGVNIPFIELHVSNVHAREPWRHHSYFSDKAAGIIVGLGVFGYKVAVEHVVVNFKSREERAAL, encoded by the coding sequence ATGGGCAAATCcatccttctcctcaacggccccaacctcaacctcctcggCACCCGCGAACCACACATATATGGCCACACCACCCTCTCCGACGTCGAATCCTCCTGCGCCTCCCACGCCGCCTCCATGGGCGCAACCCTCGACTCCTTCCAATCAAATCACGAAGGCGCCCTAATCGACCGCATCCACGCAGCCCGCGACAATGTTGACGGCATCATTATCAACCCCGGCGGATTCACGCATACGTCGGTTGCGATTCGGGATGCGCTGCTGGGGGTAAATATCCCGTTTATCGAGCTGCATGTGAGCAATGTGCATGCGCGGGAACCATGGAGGCATCATAGTTATTTCAGTGATAAGGCCGCGGGGATTATTGTGGGATTAGGGGTTTTTGGATATAAGGTTGCCGTGGAACATGTGGTGGTGAATTTTAAGTCGAGAGAGGAGAGGGCTGCACTCTAA
- a CDS encoding inositol monophosphatase family protein (COG:G;~EggNog:ENOG410PJHW;~InterPro:IPR020550,IPR000760,IPR020583,IPR033942;~PFAM:PF00459;~go_function: GO:0008934 - inositol monophosphate 1-phosphatase activity [Evidence IEA];~go_process: GO:0046854 - phosphatidylinositol phosphorylation [Evidence IEA];~go_process: GO:0046855 - inositol phosphate dephosphorylation [Evidence IEA]): MPFIQAELDEIYAFAVDLGKKAGQLLLDGVEKRIAGASHEFEEKENAVDIVTQTDEDVEAFIKTALQQKYPFHKFLGEETYAKSQSREYLIDEQPTWCIDPLDGTVNYTHIFPMFCVSIGFIVAHKPVIGVIYAPFTDQLFSSCTGRGAWLNEKRQLPLIRNPSIPPMPANAPRKCIFSCEWGKDRRDRPDGNMRRKIESFMNMAAEVDGRDGKGGMVHGVRSLGSATLDLAYTAMGSFDIWWEGGCWEWDVAAGIAILLEAGGLVTTANPPENIDTAPIEDVRLGSRLYLAIRPAGPSKTETGRQTQERTVREVWRRVQELEYTRPGA; the protein is encoded by the exons ATGCCATTCATTCAAGCAGAACTAGACGAAATCTACGCCTTCGCGGTCGACCTGGGCAAGAAAGCTGGTCAGCTTCTCCTGGATGGAGTCGAGAAGCGAATTGCAGGCGCCAGTCATGAGtttgaggagaaggagaatgcAGTTGATATTGTGACGCAGACGGACGAAG ATGTAGAAGCATTCATCAAAACAGCGCTTCAGCAGAAATATCCATTCCACAA ATTCCTCGGCGAAGAAACATACGCCAAATCCCAGTCGCGCGAATACCTCATCGACGAACAACCAACATGGTGCATCGACCCACTAGACGGCACCGTAAACTACACCCACATCTTCCCCATGTTCTGCGTCTCCATCGGCTTCATTGTCGCGCATAAGCCCGTCATCGGCGTTATCTACGCTCCCTTCACAGACCaactcttttcttcctgtaCCGGCCGCGGCGCATGGCTAAATGAAAAGCGTCAACTCCCTCTGATTCGCAACCCGTCCATTCCTCCGATGCCTGCGAATGCGCCCCGGAAATGCATCTTCTCGTGCGAGTGGGGCAAGGATCGCAGGGATCGGCCTGATGGGAATATGCGTCGCAAGATTGAGAGTTTCATGAATATGGCTGCTGAGGTTGATGGGAGAGATGGGAAAGGCGGGATGGTGCATGGGGTTAGGAGCTTGGGGAGTGCGACGCTGGATTTGGCCTACACAGCTATGGGGTCGTTTGATATCTGGTGGGAAGGCGGGTGTTGGGAGTG GGATGTCGCAGCAGGTATTGCTATTTTATTGGAAGCTGGAGGGTTGGTCACTACGGCCAATCCACCTGAGAACATTGATACGGCGCCTATTGAGGATGTTCGACTGGGGTCTCGGCTTTATTTGGCCATTCG ACCAGCAGGCCCTTCAAAGACTGAAACAGGACGACAGACACAGGAAAGAACGGTGCGAGAAGTATGGCGACGTGTGCAGGAACTGGAATACACTCGACCCGGCGCATAA
- a CDS encoding sugar phosphate isomerase/epimerase family protein (COG:E;~EggNog:ENOG410PI98;~InterPro:IPR013022,IPR036237;~PFAM:PF01261) — translation MSNRLGIASMSLGRPWIHDLPSKLHQAAVHGYQGIELFFDDLDCLAQTRHNGSHIEAAHQTKRLCDNLNLEIICLQPFSFYEGLLDREQHEQLVTTKLPQWFQLARILGTDLIQVPSNFLPPDSTTGAPRTTGDKDIIVTDLQRIADLGLQQNPPFRYVYESLAWANHIDTWEKCWDVVKRVDRPNFGICLDSFNIAGRIYADPASPTGKTPNADADIQASVLRLRSNSNKIDLEKVFYVQLVDGEKLSAPLDEKHEFFVAGQPARMNWSRNARLFPFEEDRGGYLPVADIARAIFNDLGFKGWVSLELFSRTLADPSPETVREHARRGRVSWNKLVDVVGLKEPCPAPASTASYTPVSDSYSSTGLQHRL, via the coding sequence ATGTCCAACCGTCTAGGAATCGCGTCTATGTCCCTAGGGCGTCCCTGGATCCACGACCTCCCCAGCAAGCTCCACCAAGCCGCTGTGCACGGCTACCAAGGCATCGAGCTCTTCTTCGACGACCTGGACTGCCTCGCGCAAACCCGCCACAACGGCTCGCACATCGAAGCAGCGCACCAGACAAAACGACTATGCGATAACCTCAACCTGGAAATTATCTGTCTCCAGCCATTCAGTTTCTACGAGGGTCTGCTAGACCGCGAACAACATGAACAGCTCGTCACCACAAAACTACCACAATGGTTCCAACTCGCCCGCATCCTGGGAACGGATCTCATCCAAGTCCCATCCAACTTCCTCCCCCCAGACTCAACCACCGGCGCACCCAGAACAACAGGCGACAAGGACATAATCGTCACAGACCTGCAACGCATCGCAGACCTAGGCCTCCAACAAAACCCACCCTTCCGCTACGTTTACGAGTCCCTAGCCTGGGCCAACCACATCGACACCTGGGAGAAATGCTGGGACGTCGTGAAGCGCGTCGACAGACCCAATTTCGGAATCTGTTTGGATTCGTTTAACATCGCGGGAAGGATCTATGCGGATCCGGCTTCGCCGACAGGAAAAACACCGAATGCTGATGCGGACATACAGGCTTCTGTGCTGCGTTTGCGGAGTAACAGTAATAAGATTGATCTTGAGAAGGTGTTTTATGTGCAGCTTGTTGATGGGGAGAAGTTGAGTGCGCCGCTTGATGAGAAGCATGAGTTTTTTGTTGCTGGGCAGCCGGCGCGGATGAATTGGTCTCGCAATGCTAGACTCTTCCCGTTTGAAGAGGATAGAGGGGGCTATCTGCCTGTTGCCGATATTGCAAGAGCCATCTTCAATGATTTGGGCTTTAAGGGATGGGTATCGCTGGAGCTTTTCTCGAGGACGTTGGCGGATCCCAGTCCGGAAACTGTTAGAGAACATGCTAGACGGGGACGAGTATCGTGGAATAAGTTGGTGGATGTGGTAGGGTTGAAAGAGCCATGTCCTGCACCTGCCTCTACTGCTTCGTATACGCCTGTTTCTGATTCTTATTCGTCGACGGGATTGCAGCATCGGTTATAA